A window of Treponema pectinovorum contains these coding sequences:
- the folE2 gene encoding GTP cyclohydrolase FolE2 has translation MIDIQSTPDTREIPLQKVGVKNVRYPVQVLDKNKKTQTTTASVNLFVNLPHDFKGTHMSRFIEIFHKYHKDISMHNFLEMLEDIRFKLDAQRAFGRISFPYFIEKSAPVSLSKGMMEYNCTYEGETFCDIEQNHIGKFFVGVEVPVATLCPCSKAISDYGAHNQRGIVKVKVLYSDFFWIEDLICVIENCASSPLYSLLKRQDEKFVTEHAYENPRFVEDLVREVYLALKKMNFRWFRVECTNFESIHFHDAYACAEYDCECEG, from the coding sequence ATATTCAAAGCACGCCTGATACTAGAGAAATTCCGCTCCAAAAAGTTGGGGTAAAAAATGTTCGCTATCCTGTGCAGGTGCTCGATAAAAATAAAAAAACTCAAACCACAACCGCTTCTGTGAACCTTTTTGTGAATCTTCCGCACGATTTTAAAGGCACTCACATGAGTCGTTTTATTGAGATTTTTCATAAATATCACAAAGATATTTCTATGCACAATTTTCTTGAAATGCTTGAAGATATTCGCTTTAAACTCGACGCTCAGCGGGCTTTTGGGCGCATAAGTTTTCCGTATTTTATTGAAAAAAGTGCTCCCGTTTCGCTTTCTAAGGGGATGATGGAATACAACTGCACCTACGAGGGTGAAACTTTTTGCGATATCGAGCAAAATCATATCGGTAAATTTTTTGTTGGTGTTGAAGTTCCTGTTGCGACTTTGTGCCCTTGCAGCAAAGCGATAAGCGATTACGGTGCACACAATCAGCGTGGAATTGTTAAGGTAAAAGTTTTGTATTCTGACTTTTTTTGGATTGAAGATTTGATTTGTGTTATTGAAAATTGCGCTTCGTCCCCTCTTTATTCGCTTTTAAAAAGGCAAGACGAAAAATTTGTTACCGAACATGCTTATGAAAATCCGCGTTTTGTTGAAGACCTTGTTCGCGAAGTTTATCTTGCCCTAAAAAAAATGAATTTTAGATGGTTTAGAGTTGAATGCACGAATTTTGAGAGCATTCATTTTCACGATGCCTATGCTTGTGCGGAGTATGATTGTGAGTGCGAGGGCTAA